The Flavobacteriales bacterium genome includes a region encoding these proteins:
- a CDS encoding DUF3857 domain-containing protein — MKLSKSIYSVLVGIVCSMASNAQSVESMVAKYPGKTACHTLLKTHYEIGIVNGEIAVTEQVSEEIMYLSEKNPTVVQDKVSFSSFFELNSIEAFTMVPQTNGKYKKVKVKDFVDASNTAGWVFYDDSRERSFHFKNITKGAKTRLNYSYKINQPNLLTPFFMQSYLPADKLEFSVAYTDDVEIGYKLMNLNEGEYTFTQTKKGNRNILTWSRNQVKDFKYESDGPNPKYYLPQIHVFLVSSKTRTGVQTHVGSIDNLHKWYRELIKDYNRNDKPSKELMNIVDSLTNGLTEELDKVRVIYKWVQGNIQYVAFENELAGFVPRAANVVCTRRFGDCKDMASIITEMLDFAGVKSYLTWIGTTSIPYSYSDIATPVVDNHMIATYIDKNGKPYFLDATDKYIDFEHPASHIQGKEALVSLSETEYKVFVVPRPEKEYTVYTDSVWMGIEGNKLVGKAMQYQTGYYRNFFTYRLTGRKADEQKEMLKGALEKGSNKFRLHDFEVKNLDVVEQPLTIQYTFDIGDYVHAYQDELYIDMNLSKRIGSKIEDDREVPFEYEFKSSESYVYTLTIPDGYEVKYLPENLTLSIPNFEIKLEYKQEGNKIVYNMTQNSELVMFEKEDFESWNQLFASANKFFSETIVLKKK, encoded by the coding sequence ATGAAATTAAGTAAATCAATTTATTCAGTGTTGGTAGGTATTGTATGTTCGATGGCCTCAAATGCACAAAGTGTAGAGAGCATGGTGGCTAAATATCCGGGAAAAACGGCATGCCATACACTTTTGAAAACACATTATGAAATTGGAATTGTAAATGGAGAAATTGCCGTTACCGAGCAAGTGTCTGAAGAGATAATGTACCTGTCTGAAAAGAACCCAACAGTAGTGCAAGATAAGGTTAGCTTTAGTTCTTTTTTTGAGCTTAACAGCATCGAGGCATTTACCATGGTGCCTCAAACCAATGGCAAATACAAAAAAGTAAAAGTGAAAGATTTTGTGGATGCTTCGAACACAGCGGGGTGGGTGTTTTATGATGATAGCCGCGAGAGGTCTTTCCATTTTAAAAACATAACCAAAGGTGCTAAAACACGACTTAATTACAGTTACAAAATAAATCAACCGAATTTGTTAACTCCTTTTTTTATGCAGAGTTATCTGCCGGCCGATAAGTTAGAATTTTCAGTTGCCTACACGGATGATGTGGAAATTGGCTATAAGTTAATGAATTTGAATGAGGGAGAATATACATTTACTCAAACCAAAAAAGGGAATAGAAATATTTTAACCTGGAGCAGAAATCAGGTGAAAGATTTTAAATACGAGTCGGATGGGCCAAATCCGAAGTATTACTTACCACAAATTCATGTGTTTTTAGTTAGTTCAAAAACCAGAACTGGTGTTCAAACCCACGTGGGAAGCATAGACAACCTGCACAAGTGGTACAGAGAGTTAATCAAAGATTATAACCGAAACGATAAACCAAGTAAGGAACTCATGAATATTGTAGATTCTTTAACCAACGGACTTACCGAAGAGTTGGACAAGGTTCGTGTAATTTACAAATGGGTTCAGGGAAATATACAATATGTTGCTTTTGAAAATGAATTGGCCGGTTTTGTGCCAAGAGCGGCCAACGTAGTTTGCACACGACGATTTGGCGATTGTAAAGATATGGCCAGTATCATCACAGAGATGTTGGATTTTGCCGGAGTAAAATCGTATTTAACTTGGATTGGTACTACTTCTATTCCATATAGCTACAGCGATATTGCTACTCCTGTAGTGGATAACCACATGATAGCCACTTATATTGATAAAAATGGAAAGCCATATTTTTTGGACGCCACCGACAAATACATAGATTTTGAGCATCCTGCTTCGCACATTCAGGGCAAAGAGGCATTGGTTAGTCTGAGCGAAACAGAGTATAAAGTGTTTGTTGTTCCGAGGCCGGAAAAAGAATATACCGTTTACACTGATTCCGTTTGGATGGGCATAGAAGGCAATAAGTTAGTGGGCAAGGCCATGCAATATCAAACGGGCTATTATCGAAATTTTTTTACGTATCGATTGACGGGCAGAAAGGCAGATGAACAAAAAGAAATGCTGAAAGGTGCTTTGGAAAAAGGCTCAAACAAATTCAGACTTCATGATTTTGAGGTTAAAAATTTAGATGTTGTAGAACAGCCTTTAACCATTCAATATACGTTTGATATCGGCGACTATGTGCATGCTTATCAAGACGAACTTTATATAGATATGAATTTAAGCAAAAGGATAGGTTCAAAAATAGAAGATGACCGCGAGGTTCCGTTTGAATACGAATTTAAATCGAGCGAAAGCTATGTTTATACACTTACCATTCCGGATGGTTATGAGGTTAAATATTTGCCTGAAAACCTAACCTTGTCAATCCCAAATTTTGAAATAAAACTAGAATACAAACAAGAAGGAAACAAAATTGTGTACAATATGACCCAAAATTCTGAGTTGGTAATGTTTGAAAAGGAAGACTTCGAAAGTTGGAATCAACTTTTTGCTTCGGCCAATAAATTTTTTTCAGAAACAATTGTATTAAAAAAGAAATAA
- a CDS encoding DUF3857 domain-containing protein has product MLKKINLLLLSLLLATFAQASKSFLLNYEWKSKPAMHELTENEKKESTVYILHKAVCEILYQSDGSAIEYYMEHVVMHLNDADAVDENNKVFLSLRFEDADKYTIVEKARVIKANGKVKNLDASDILEEEDEETGVKTRYFALEGIEVGDEIEYYYIYPRNPRLNGVVQRIQSSNFKREATIIIISPSNLEMSFKSLNGFPEMTQNEDYDENFYSATDTNVVGLKEEKYASYQSNRKGVIHYLHKNTYNHTTIDWYSKFPEIVNSLIVGTDYKKSGLKKLVKTMMIDQTKSEEDQILQVENYIKREFRYIEIGNSVLSDVKQVMKNKLVNQTGLLKMYAVIFDQLGIEYEVVYTTNRRELEFDADFECYAYLNELLFYFPASKKYMSPVGINNRVGFPPAIYTANYGLFTKFSKLGGQRVATGKVKYIDPVDGRNTSDEMTITLSMKNLPETKAHIVRSFTGYNALDMQCIYEYMDDDEQKEMREAYIKTIDEDMNLDDVTIQNCTVADIGKELTVEADFTSEVFIQKAGENYLINVGKLIGPQAELYQENDRQLPVSNVHNHQYVRHLVVEIPEGYEVANLDDLAMNIRYEKDDGHKDMGFVSTYKLEGSKLLIEINEYYYSINYTVEEYPKFEKVINAAADFNKVAVLLKKK; this is encoded by the coding sequence ATGCTAAAAAAAATCAATTTACTTTTATTGAGCTTGTTGTTGGCAACATTTGCTCAAGCCTCGAAATCATTTTTGCTAAACTATGAGTGGAAAAGCAAACCCGCCATGCACGAATTGACCGAAAATGAAAAGAAAGAATCAACGGTTTACATACTTCACAAAGCAGTTTGCGAAATTCTATATCAGTCAGATGGTTCGGCAATTGAATATTATATGGAGCATGTGGTTATGCACCTCAACGATGCAGACGCCGTGGATGAGAACAACAAAGTATTTTTGAGCTTGAGGTTTGAAGATGCCGATAAATACACCATCGTAGAAAAAGCACGTGTAATAAAAGCCAATGGTAAAGTAAAAAATCTCGATGCGAGCGACATTCTGGAAGAAGAGGATGAGGAAACGGGAGTTAAAACCCGATATTTTGCATTAGAAGGAATAGAAGTGGGCGATGAAATCGAATATTATTACATCTACCCTCGAAATCCGAGACTTAACGGTGTGGTGCAAAGAATTCAATCGAGTAATTTTAAACGTGAAGCCACCATTATAATTATTTCACCCTCAAATCTGGAAATGAGTTTTAAATCGCTTAATGGATTTCCGGAAATGACCCAAAACGAAGATTATGATGAGAACTTCTATTCAGCAACAGATACAAATGTGGTAGGCTTAAAAGAAGAAAAATATGCCAGCTACCAAAGCAACCGAAAAGGTGTTATTCACTATCTTCACAAAAACACCTATAACCACACAACCATCGATTGGTATTCAAAATTTCCGGAGATTGTAAACTCCTTAATTGTGGGGACGGATTATAAAAAATCAGGTTTAAAAAAACTCGTGAAAACCATGATGATAGATCAAACAAAATCTGAAGAGGATCAAATTCTACAGGTTGAAAATTATATCAAGCGGGAGTTTCGGTACATTGAGATTGGCAATAGCGTGCTGTCGGATGTAAAGCAGGTAATGAAAAACAAGTTAGTAAATCAGACGGGTTTGCTTAAAATGTACGCAGTAATTTTTGACCAATTAGGAATAGAGTATGAGGTTGTTTATACCACAAATAGGAGGGAGCTGGAGTTTGACGCAGACTTTGAGTGTTATGCATACTTGAATGAACTTTTGTTTTATTTCCCTGCATCAAAAAAATATATGTCGCCAGTTGGTATCAATAATCGAGTAGGATTTCCACCTGCCATTTATACGGCCAATTACGGTTTATTCACTAAGTTTAGCAAGTTGGGCGGTCAGCGAGTGGCCACGGGAAAGGTAAAATACATTGATCCGGTGGATGGAAGAAACACATCGGACGAAATGACCATTACCTTGAGCATGAAGAATTTGCCCGAAACAAAAGCACACATAGTTCGCTCTTTTACCGGCTATAATGCACTGGATATGCAGTGCATATATGAGTATATGGACGACGATGAGCAAAAGGAAATGCGGGAAGCATATATTAAAACCATCGATGAAGATATGAATCTAGATGATGTAACAATCCAAAATTGTACAGTTGCCGACATCGGAAAAGAACTTACCGTAGAAGCCGATTTTACTTCTGAGGTTTTTATTCAAAAAGCTGGAGAAAATTACTTAATCAATGTTGGAAAACTGATTGGTCCACAAGCTGAATTGTATCAAGAAAATGATCGACAACTTCCGGTTAGTAATGTTCACAATCACCAATACGTGCGTCATTTGGTGGTGGAAATTCCTGAGGGATATGAGGTGGCAAATCTTGATGATTTGGCTATGAACATTCGATATGAAAAAGATGATGGGCATAAAGACATGGGCTTTGTATCTACCTACAAATTGGAAGGCAGCAAGTTGCTGATTGAAATTAATGAATATTACTATAGCATCAATTATACGGTAGAAGAATATCCGAAATTTGAAAAAGTAATAAATGCTGCTGCCGACTTTAATAAAGTAGCGGTGTTGCTCAAAAAGAAATAA
- a CDS encoding alanine:cation symporter family protein, whose product MRKLFTLLAGLFISGLALAQETKKGLDEKINDWFAPVADTWEGIVLYPIKLGDKSMPIVVLLLVVGALFFTLYFRFVNVTKFWTAIKVVRGKYDSVDQHGVEKADFVSEDGDIPDTIRDESKQGEVSHFQALATAVSGTVGLGNIAGVAVAIAIGGPGATFWMIVCGLLGMSTKFVECTLGVKYRDIGEDGTVYGGPMYYLRKGLSLNGKAGLGKVLAIVFAVLCVGASFGGGNAFQSNQATQQIVSLFNISGSNSGVIIGLILAIFVGIVIIGGIKRIATITEKIVPFMAIIYVAAALIIIFAHISHLGTAIALIFEGAFNPMAGLGGLIGVLIVGFQRAAFSNEAGAGSAAIAHSAVKTRYPASEGIVALLEPFIDTVVICTMTALVIIFYNLEGVFNYGAASDGKVVINATGAKVGGVDITSMAFDNVIPHFSIVLTIAIILFAVSTMISWSYYGLQAWKFLFGRGKTADIIYKLLFLFFIVVGAAATLDAVIKFSDAMILALVFPNMIGLLLLFPDVRKELSKYLNVIRGVKS is encoded by the coding sequence ATGAGAAAATTGTTTACACTATTAGCTGGCTTATTTATTTCGGGATTAGCTTTGGCTCAAGAAACCAAAAAAGGTTTGGATGAAAAAATCAATGATTGGTTTGCACCCGTTGCCGACACGTGGGAGGGGATAGTGTTATATCCGATAAAATTGGGTGACAAAAGCATGCCCATTGTGGTTTTGCTATTAGTTGTTGGGGCGTTATTCTTTACTCTTTATTTCCGGTTTGTAAATGTCACCAAATTTTGGACAGCCATAAAAGTAGTTCGTGGAAAATATGATTCTGTTGACCAACATGGGGTAGAAAAAGCAGACTTTGTGTCGGAAGACGGCGATATACCCGATACAATAAGAGATGAAAGTAAACAAGGCGAGGTGAGTCATTTTCAGGCACTTGCCACAGCCGTTTCTGGCACGGTTGGTTTGGGAAATATTGCCGGAGTGGCAGTGGCCATTGCCATTGGCGGACCGGGTGCCACTTTCTGGATGATAGTTTGTGGTTTGCTGGGCATGTCCACCAAATTTGTGGAATGTACACTTGGTGTTAAATACAGAGATATTGGCGAAGACGGCACCGTTTATGGTGGCCCCATGTATTACTTAAGAAAAGGGCTCAGCCTCAATGGAAAAGCGGGTTTAGGAAAGGTGTTGGCAATCGTTTTTGCCGTTTTGTGTGTGGGTGCATCCTTCGGCGGGGGAAATGCTTTTCAATCCAATCAGGCTACACAGCAAATAGTTTCACTTTTTAACATATCCGGCAGTAATTCGGGTGTTATTATAGGTCTAATTTTGGCCATTTTTGTTGGTATTGTTATTATAGGCGGAATAAAACGTATAGCCACCATCACAGAGAAAATTGTACCATTTATGGCCATTATCTATGTGGCGGCGGCACTCATTATCATCTTTGCACATATCAGTCATTTGGGTACTGCCATAGCATTGATTTTTGAGGGAGCATTCAACCCAATGGCAGGTTTGGGAGGTCTTATTGGTGTGTTGATTGTAGGTTTTCAACGAGCTGCATTTAGCAACGAAGCCGGAGCCGGTTCTGCGGCCATTGCACACTCTGCGGTAAAAACTCGATATCCGGCCAGCGAAGGCATTGTTGCTCTTCTGGAGCCATTTATTGATACTGTGGTAATCTGCACCATGACTGCATTGGTTATTATTTTTTATAACTTGGAGGGTGTGTTTAATTATGGTGCTGCCTCGGATGGAAAAGTGGTTATAAATGCCACCGGTGCCAAAGTAGGAGGGGTGGATATAACCTCAATGGCGTTTGATAATGTGATTCCGCATTTTTCAATTGTGCTTACCATTGCCATTATTCTTTTTGCCGTTTCCACCATGATTTCGTGGTCTTATTATGGTTTGCAGGCATGGAAATTCTTATTCGGGAGAGGCAAAACCGCCGATATTATTTACAAGCTATTGTTTTTGTTTTTCATTGTTGTGGGTGCAGCAGCCACTTTGGATGCCGTTATTAAGTTTTCGGATGCCATGATTTTGGCGTTGGTTTTTCCTAATATGATAGGCCTCTTGCTTCTTTTTCCTGATGTGCGAAAGGAATTGTCGAAATATTTGAATGTTATTCGCGGGGTTAAGTCGTAG
- a CDS encoding methionyl-tRNA formyltransferase: MERNEMRVVLIGTPDFSVPSFQKIVDAGYQVVGVITSVDKPAGRGMNMQKSAVKQFAEKNNLHILQPTNLKNPEFIAELAQLKADLQVVIAFRMLPEMVWNMPRLGTVNLHASLLPNYRGAAPINWSIMNGEIETGLSTFRLKHEIDTGDILMQKKLDIQPNENAGQLHDRMMLAGADLMLETLDGIRLNTLTAIAQVFSKNDKIAPKIFKEHCQIDWKNNGSNIYNQIRGLSPYPVARTFLDSKILKVYDANFTRENHDRYPGVFETDGKSYLHFFCSDGIVSLTDVQIEGKRRMKIDEFLRGFRMD; encoded by the coding sequence ATGGAAAGAAATGAAATGCGGGTGGTATTGATAGGCACACCCGACTTTTCCGTACCCAGTTTTCAGAAAATAGTTGATGCCGGATATCAGGTAGTAGGCGTTATTACCTCCGTTGATAAACCTGCAGGACGAGGCATGAATATGCAAAAATCGGCAGTTAAGCAATTTGCCGAGAAAAACAACCTCCACATTTTGCAGCCAACCAACCTAAAAAATCCAGAATTTATTGCAGAATTAGCCCAACTAAAAGCAGACCTTCAGGTGGTTATTGCCTTTCGGATGTTGCCGGAAATGGTTTGGAATATGCCCCGCTTGGGAACGGTTAATTTGCATGCCTCTCTTTTGCCAAATTATAGAGGTGCAGCCCCAATAAACTGGTCCATAATGAACGGAGAAATCGAAACAGGTCTCTCCACTTTTCGGCTAAAACACGAAATTGACACGGGTGATATTTTGATGCAAAAAAAACTCGACATTCAGCCGAATGAAAATGCGGGACAATTGCACGACCGCATGATGCTGGCAGGTGCCGATTTGATGTTAGAAACGTTGGATGGAATCCGATTAAATACACTGACAGCAATAGCCCAAGTTTTTTCAAAAAATGACAAAATAGCCCCAAAAATTTTCAAAGAACATTGTCAAATCGACTGGAAAAATAATGGCTCGAATATCTATAATCAGATTCGCGGACTTAGCCCCTACCCCGTCGCCCGCACCTTTTTAGACAGCAAAATTCTTAAAGTGTATGATGCGAATTTTACTCGCGAAAATCACGACCGATACCCGGGAGTTTTTGAAACGGATGGAAAATCATATTTACACTTTTTTTGTTCGGATGGCATTGTTAGCCTTACCGATGTGCAAATAGAAGGCAAACGAAGAATGAAAATCGATGAATTTCTTCGGGGTTTTAGAATGGATTAA
- the lepB gene encoding signal peptidase I — MNFNLIEIFKGFKTQTKVVLVVWTVLNLFFLGILLFAAKAPIIGSIIFFLIWEVAIWAYYIYRYHYREKHKFGEWIDAIGFAVIAATVIRSLFIELYQIPTPSMEKSLLVGDFLFVNKMAYGTRVSMTPLCFPFAHHTMPVLGTKAYSEAIKFPYYRFPGYSKVKNGDVVIFNWPAEREGRPVDKKENYIKRCVAIPGDTLRVINGTVYINGKMENVPAGRQFFYDVKLNSPYFSNKFLKENDINELYQQNEFNTEYGLVATDVTRDKIKSLNKVVSIDTLLDRKSERDTLFPLNQSHYWTIDNYGPLLIPKKGDRVKLSAENYRIYEALIAIYENDNITVKDNKFYLEGKEITEYEFKMDYYFMMGDNRHNSADSRLWGFVPEDHIVGKAWFVLWSLKPEGSFFKRFRFNRSFMLIR; from the coding sequence ATGAATTTTAACCTTATCGAAATTTTTAAGGGATTTAAAACACAAACCAAAGTTGTTTTGGTGGTTTGGACGGTTCTAAATTTGTTCTTTTTAGGCATTCTGCTTTTTGCGGCAAAAGCCCCAATAATTGGCTCCATTATTTTCTTTCTAATTTGGGAAGTAGCGATATGGGCTTATTACATCTACCGATACCATTACCGCGAAAAACACAAATTTGGCGAATGGATTGATGCCATTGGGTTTGCTGTGATAGCTGCCACGGTTATCAGAAGTTTGTTTATTGAGTTGTATCAAATACCCACACCTTCTATGGAAAAATCATTGTTGGTAGGCGATTTTTTGTTTGTAAACAAAATGGCTTATGGCACCCGAGTTTCCATGACACCGCTTTGTTTTCCGTTTGCACACCACACCATGCCTGTTTTGGGCACAAAAGCGTATAGCGAAGCCATTAAATTTCCATACTATCGTTTTCCGGGATACAGCAAAGTTAAAAACGGCGATGTGGTTATTTTTAACTGGCCTGCAGAACGCGAAGGAAGGCCTGTTGACAAAAAGGAAAACTACATTAAACGGTGTGTTGCCATTCCTGGTGACACCCTAAGAGTGATAAACGGTACGGTTTACATAAACGGAAAAATGGAAAATGTGCCTGCAGGTCGGCAGTTCTTCTATGATGTAAAACTTAATTCCCCCTATTTTTCTAATAAATTTCTTAAAGAAAATGACATAAATGAATTATACCAACAGAATGAATTCAATACCGAGTACGGTTTGGTTGCGACGGATGTCACTCGTGATAAAATTAAATCCCTAAATAAGGTTGTTTCAATAGACACATTGCTTGATCGAAAATCTGAAAGGGACACTTTGTTTCCACTTAATCAAAGTCATTATTGGACAATTGACAATTATGGCCCTTTACTCATTCCTAAAAAAGGAGATAGAGTGAAGCTTTCAGCCGAAAATTATAGAATCTATGAGGCATTAATAGCAATTTATGAAAATGATAACATAACAGTTAAGGATAATAAATTTTACCTTGAGGGTAAAGAAATAACGGAATATGAGTTTAAAATGGACTATTACTTTATGATGGGTGATAACCGACACAATAGTGCAGATTCTCGCCTCTGGGGTTTTGTTCCGGAAGATCATATTGTGGGCAAAGCATGGTTTGTACTTTGGTCGCTAAAGCCAGAGGGAAGTTTCTTTAAACGATTCCGTTTTAATAGAAGTTTTATGCTTATTCGCTAA
- the dapB gene encoding 4-hydroxy-tetrahydrodipicolinate reductase, which translates to MKIALIGYGKMGKAIEEIALAKGHEISLRTDREGFEIDDLKDTDVAIEFSTPSTVAENIKKCADAGVPVVVGTTAWYHQFDEMSNYVKSKNSGLFTATNFSIGVNIFFKINELAANMIQKYGEYDVEVDEIHHTQKLDAPSGTAITTAEKLLANFSRKNNWIHHENGLGHTNNAMDLVVNSYREENVPGTHNVKFFSDIDTIEIKHTAHNRKGFAAGALAAAEWMQGKKGIFSMKDLLNF; encoded by the coding sequence ATGAAAATAGCACTTATTGGATACGGCAAAATGGGAAAGGCCATCGAGGAGATAGCCTTAGCCAAAGGACATGAGATTTCTTTACGCACCGATAGGGAAGGTTTTGAGATAGATGATTTGAAAGATACGGATGTGGCCATTGAATTTTCTACCCCATCAACAGTGGCTGAGAATATAAAAAAATGTGCTGATGCTGGCGTTCCGGTGGTGGTTGGCACCACGGCTTGGTATCATCAATTTGATGAAATGTCGAACTATGTAAAGTCCAAAAACAGTGGACTTTTTACCGCAACTAATTTTAGCATTGGTGTAAATATCTTTTTCAAAATCAATGAATTGGCCGCCAATATGATTCAAAAGTATGGCGAATATGACGTGGAGGTTGATGAAATCCATCATACACAAAAATTGGATGCTCCCAGCGGAACAGCCATTACCACGGCGGAAAAGCTGTTAGCCAACTTTAGTAGAAAAAACAATTGGATTCATCATGAAAACGGATTGGGACACACGAATAATGCGATGGATTTGGTTGTAAATTCGTATCGGGAAGAAAATGTGCCCGGCACGCACAACGTGAAATTTTTTAGTGATATAGATACCATCGAAATAAAACACACCGCTCACAATCGGAAAGGTTTTGCCGCCGGAGCTTTGGCCGCAGCCGAATGGATGCAAGGCAAAAAAGGGATATTTTCGATGAAAGACTTACTTAACTTTTAA
- the mltG gene encoding endolytic transglycosylase MltG produces the protein MKKLLKIVSIFVLIAFVIGGYAFHKVVLADNLVDNKAGQHTLYIRSNWNYDSLKTGLYPLLKNKKTFDLLADRMNLPNRVIPGKYVLKNNLGNRGIIKKLRAGDYEEVRVVLKGDIRRKEIFGKIAQSLEVDSIELQNLMNNSQFLDSIGYNTDNWPCLFVANTYHFNWATNARSVVKRFLKERELFWTDERKAKAEKLGLSPNEVVVLASIVDGEAMHDSELKTIAGLYLNRLKINMMLQADPTVKFVAFQEGRQRVLNVDLQSPSPYNTYKYVGLPPGPVLFPSNKAIDAVLNPELNDYIFMCAKADWTGYHWFEPQSGYNKHLQHRADYGRALDERGIRE, from the coding sequence ATGAAAAAGTTATTAAAAATTGTTTCTATTTTTGTTTTAATTGCCTTTGTAATAGGCGGTTATGCATTCCATAAAGTGGTGTTGGCCGATAATTTGGTGGATAACAAGGCCGGACAACATACATTATATATTCGTTCAAATTGGAATTATGATTCCCTGAAAACGGGACTGTATCCGCTTTTAAAAAATAAAAAAACATTCGACCTGCTTGCCGATAGGATGAATTTGCCCAACCGAGTGATTCCTGGAAAATACGTTTTGAAAAATAATTTAGGCAACCGAGGCATTATCAAAAAGCTACGAGCGGGTGATTATGAGGAAGTGAGGGTAGTTTTGAAAGGAGACATACGGCGAAAAGAAATTTTTGGAAAGATTGCACAATCGCTGGAGGTGGATTCCATCGAACTTCAAAATTTGATGAATAACAGTCAGTTTTTGGACTCTATTGGCTACAATACCGACAATTGGCCATGCCTTTTTGTGGCTAATACCTACCATTTCAATTGGGCTACGAATGCCCGCAGTGTGGTAAAACGATTTTTAAAAGAAAGAGAATTGTTTTGGACTGACGAACGAAAGGCCAAAGCTGAAAAATTAGGTCTTTCACCAAACGAAGTAGTGGTATTGGCCAGCATTGTTGACGGCGAAGCCATGCACGACAGCGAGTTGAAAACCATTGCCGGATTGTATCTTAATCGGTTAAAAATCAATATGATGCTGCAAGCCGACCCAACCGTAAAGTTTGTTGCATTTCAAGAAGGTAGGCAGCGAGTGCTAAATGTAGATTTGCAATCGCCCAGTCCATACAATACCTACAAATACGTCGGTTTGCCGCCAGGTCCTGTGCTATTTCCGAGTAATAAAGCCATCGATGCCGTGCTGAATCCGGAGCTGAATGATTACATCTTTATGTGTGCCAAAGCCGATTGGACGGGATACCACTGGTTCGAACCTCAATCGGGCTATAATAAGCATCTTCAGCATCGAGCCGATTATGGTCGGGCACTCGATGAGAGAGGCATTCGCGAATGA
- a CDS encoding DUF3524 domain-containing protein, with protein MTKHQKVAIVEPFYSGSHKYWVDSLKKYFSTDIQTFTLPGRHWKWRMTAGFIELAEQVNQHNQFDVFLVSDMLDVLSFKAFLNPGHQSTSIVLYMHENQVVYPFRTPEGEKHRDRHYGFINYKSVLCADKVLFNSQFHFDSFFDEMEKFLFPFPDSKPLIRRLQEAKPKCSVQYLGIELNELNRFKTAKNRVPTILWNHRWEHDKNPELFFKTLMRLSLEGFDFQLIVCGEQYEKAPAIFEEARTILAKHIVHWGYFDSREDYTKALWQSTILPVTSNQEFFGLSVLEASACHVLPILPNRLSYPELYQGIGVFYNSDEEFYEFLKSAIEKNEVPDFGVFAERFDWEGKEGTILTPVG; from the coding sequence ATGACAAAGCACCAAAAAGTGGCTATTGTAGAGCCGTTTTATTCCGGTTCGCACAAATATTGGGTTGATTCATTAAAAAAGTATTTTTCGACAGATATTCAAACCTTTACCCTGCCCGGCAGACATTGGAAATGGCGAATGACGGCAGGTTTTATCGAGCTGGCAGAACAGGTGAATCAACATAACCAGTTTGATGTTTTTTTGGTTTCGGATATGTTGGATGTGCTAAGCTTTAAGGCATTTTTAAACCCTGGGCATCAATCAACGTCCATTGTGCTGTATATGCATGAAAATCAGGTGGTTTACCCTTTTAGAACACCCGAAGGCGAGAAGCATCGAGATAGACATTATGGTTTTATCAACTATAAATCAGTGCTTTGTGCAGATAAAGTATTGTTTAACTCTCAGTTTCATTTTGATTCATTTTTTGATGAAATGGAGAAATTTTTGTTCCCTTTTCCCGATAGCAAACCGCTTATTCGTCGGCTACAAGAAGCCAAACCAAAATGTTCGGTGCAATATTTGGGCATTGAGTTGAATGAATTAAACCGATTCAAAACGGCAAAAAATAGGGTTCCCACCATTTTGTGGAATCATCGTTGGGAGCACGACAAAAATCCAGAATTATTTTTTAAAACCTTGATGCGGTTGAGCCTTGAAGGTTTTGACTTTCAGTTGATTGTGTGCGGCGAGCAATACGAAAAAGCCCCTGCTATTTTTGAAGAAGCACGGACTATTTTGGCAAAACACATCGTGCATTGGGGCTATTTCGACAGTCGAGAGGATTACACAAAAGCACTTTGGCAAAGCACCATTTTGCCGGTGACCAGCAATCAGGAATTTTTTGGATTGAGTGTGCTGGAAGCCTCAGCCTGCCATGTGTTGCCCATTTTACCCAACCGACTCTCGTATCCTGAACTCTATCAAGGTATTGGCGTTTTTTACAACTCTGATGAGGAGTTTTACGAATTTCTTAAATCTGCGATTGAGAAGAATGAAGTGCCTGATTTTGGTGTGTTTGCGGAGCGATTTGATTGGGAGGGCAAGGAGGGAACAATACTTACACCTGTAGGTTGA